One stretch of Hevea brasiliensis isolate MT/VB/25A 57/8 chromosome 12, ASM3005281v1, whole genome shotgun sequence DNA includes these proteins:
- the LOC110635071 gene encoding xylulose kinase 2 isoform X2, which produces MENSSLPQDSVFLGFDSSTQSLKATVLDSNLNIVKSELVHFDSDLPHYKTKDGVYRDPSDNGRIVSPTLMWVEALDLVLQRLLKSGFDFGKIAAVSGSGQQHGSVYWKKGSSAILSSLDSGKPLVDQLGNAFSIKESPIWMDSSTTKQCREIEKAVGGPLELSELTGSRAYERFTGPQIRKIYQSQPEAYNDTERISLVSSFMASLFIGAYACIDHTDGSGMNLMDIKQKVWSEIALEATAPGLKEKVGKLAPAYDVAGHIASYFVDRYKFNKKCLVVQWSGDNPNSLAGLTLSIPGDLAISLGTSDTVFGIATDPQPRLEGHVLPNPVDTEGYMVMLCYKNGSLTREDIRNHCAEKSWEIFNKFLEQTPPLNDGKIGFYYKDHEILPPLPVGLHRYELQNFKGDSLEGVNEQEVQEFDPASEVRALIEGQFLSMRAHAERFGMPSPPKRIIATGGASANHSILNSVASIFGCDVYTVQRPDSASLGAALRAAHGWLCNKKGSFVPIACLYKDKLEKSAFSCKLSVSAGNQELTSKYALLMKKRMEIENHLVQKLGRW; this is translated from the exons ATGGAGAATTCATCTCTTCCTCAAGACTCCGTATTTCTTGGATTCGACAGCTCTACTCA GTCCTTGAAGGCAACTGTTCTGGATTCCAATCTCAACATTGTCAAATCAGAGCTAGTTCATTTTGACTCCGATTTGCCCCATTATAAGACCAAAGACGGAGTCTATAGAGACCCCTCTGATAATGGCAGAATTGTTTCACCCACTCTTATGTGGGTGGAAGCTCTTGATCTCGTTCTTCAGAGGCTCTTGAAATCTGGTTTTGATTTTGGGAAAATTGCTGCTGTTTCTGGTAGCGGACAGCAACACGGTAGTGTTTATTGGAAGAAAGGCAGTTCTGCAATATTATCATCGTTGGACTCCGGTAAGCCATTGGTGGATCAATTAGGCAATGCCTTTTCCATCAAGGAATCGCCAATATGGATGGATAGCAGCACCACTAAGCAATGTAGGGAGATAGAGAAAGCTGTTGGTGGACCATTGGAGCTCTCCGAACTTACTGGCTCTCGCGCTTATGAAAGATTCACAGGACCACAGATTAGGAAGATTTATCAGTCACAGCCTGAAGCTTATAATGATACTGAGAGGATTTCGCTTGTTAGCTCATTTATGGCATCCCTTTTTATTGGAGCATATGCTTGCATTGATCACACTGATGGCTCTGGGATGAATTTAATGGATATTAAGCAGAAAGTCTGGTCTGAAATAGCTTTAGAG GCCACAGCACCAGGGTTAAAGGAAAAAGTTGGAAAATTGGCCCCTGCCTATGATGTTGCTGGTCATATTGCTTCCTATTTTGTGGACAG gtataaatttaataaaaaatgttTGGTTGTTCAGTGGTCTGGGGACAATCCCAACAGTTTAGCAG GTTTAACTCTTAGCATTCCAGGGGATCTGGCAATTAGCCTCGGCACAAGTGATACT GTTTTTGGGATTGCTACTGATCCTCAACCTAGATTAGAAGGGCATGTTTTACCTAATCCTGTGGATACAGAAGGTTACATGGTAATGTTATGTTACAAAAATGGGTCTCTGACTCGTGAAG ATATTCGTAATCACTGTGCTGAGAAATCTTGGGAAATCTTCAACAAGTTTCTGGAGCAAACTCCACCTCTTAATG ATGGGAAGATTGGCTTCTACTACAAGGACCATGAAATTCTTCCTCCTCTTCCAG TTGGCCTCCATCGCTACGAACTCCAAAATTTTAAGGGTGACAGTCTGGAGGGAGTGAATGAACAAGAGGTGCAGGAATTTGATCCTGCTTCTGAG gtCCGAGCATTGATTGAGGGCCAGTTCCTCTCAATGCGAGCTCATGCTGAAAGATTTGGCATGCCCTCCCCTCCAAAACGAATAATAGCCACTGGTGGAGCATCAGCAAACCATAGCATTTTGAATTCAGTAGCATCAATATTTGGCTGTGATGTCTATACTGTTCAAAGACCTG ATTCTGCGTCCCTGGGAGCTGCATTAAGAGCTGCTCATGGTTGGCTGTGCAACAAAAAGGGTAGTTTTGTGCCAATTGCATGCTTATACAAGGACAAGTTGGAGAAGTCAGCTTTCAGCTGCAAGCTTTCAGTTAGTGCTGGGAATCAAGAATTGACTTCTAAATATGCTTTATTGATGAAGAAGAGAATGGAAATAGAAAATCACCTCGTCCAAAAGCTAGGACGGTGGTAG
- the LOC110635074 gene encoding tubulin alpha-2 chain, with protein MRECISIHIGQAGIQVGNACWELYCLEHGIQPDGKMPSDKTVGGGDDAFNTFFSETGAGKHVPRAVFVDLEPTVIDEVRTGAYRQLFHPEQLISGKEDAANNFARGHYTIGKEIVDLCLDRIRKLADNCTGLQGFLVFNAVGGGTGSGLGSLLLERLSVDYGKKSKLGFTVYPSPQVSTSVVEPYNSVLSTHSLLEHTDVAVLLDNEAIYDICRRSLDIERPTYTNLNRLVSQVISSLTASLRFDGALNVDVTEFQTNLVPYPRIHFMLSSYAPVISAEKAYHEQLSVAEITNSAFEPSSMMAKCDPRHGKYMACCLMYRGDVVPKDVNAAVATIKTKRTIQFVDWCPTGFKCGINYQPPTVVPGGDLAKVQRAVCMISNSTSVAEVFGRIDHKFDLMYAKRAFVHWYVGEGMEEGEFSEAREDLAALEKDYEEVGAESAEGDDGDEGDEY; from the exons atgagagagtgcATTTCGATTCACATTGGTCAGGCCGGTATTCAGGTCGGAAATGCTTGCTGGGAACTTTACTGCCTCGAGCATGGCATTCAG CCTGATGGCAAGATGCCGAGTGATAAGACTGTCGGGGGAGGGGACGATgcttttaacacctttttcagtGAAACTGGTGCAGGGAAGCACGTCCCTCGTGCAGTGTTTGTTGATCTTGAGCCCACTGTTATTGATGAAGTGCGTACTGGAGCTTATCGCCAGCTCTTCCACCCTGAGCAACTCATCAGCGGGAAAGAAGACGCTGCCAACAACTTTGCACGTGGCCACTATACCA TTGGGAAGGAGATTGTTGATCTCTGCTTGGACCGTATCAGAAAGCTTGCTGACAACTGTACTGGCCTCCAAGGATTTTTGGTGTTCAATGCTGTTGGAGGTGGTACTGGTTCTGGACTGGGATCACTTCTCTTGGAGCGTCTCTCTGTTGACTATGGCAAAAAATCAAAGCTTGGTTTCACTGTTTATCCCTCGCCTCAGGTTTCCACATCTGTTGTAGAGCCATATAACAGCGTCCTTTCAACTCACTCACTCCTTGAGCACACAGATGTGGCCGTGCTCCTTGACAATGAGGCAATCTATGACATATGCAGGCGCTCTCTTGACATTGAGCGTCCAACTTACACCAATCTTAACCGCCTTGTTTCTCAG GTGATCTCATCCCTCACTGCCTCTTTGAGGTTTGATGGGGCTCTTAACGTGGATGTAACAGAGTTCCAGACCAACCTGGTTCCCTATCCCAGGATCCATTTCATGCTTTCCTCGTATGCCCCTGTAATCTCAGCAGAGAAGGCATATCACGAGCAACTTTCAGTGGCTGAGATCACCAATAGCGCTTTTGAGCCTTCATCCATGATGGCCAAGTGTGACCCGCGCCATGGCAAGTACATGGCTTGCTGCCTAATGTACAGGGGTGATGTTGTGCCCAAGGATGTGAATGCAGCTGTTGCCACCATCAAGACCAAGCGCACAATCCAGTTTGTTGATTGGTGCCCTACTGGATTCAAGTGTGGCATTAACTACCAACCACCAACTGTTGTTCCTGGAGGTGACCTTGCCAAGGTGCAGAGGGCTGTTTGCATGATCTCCAATTCCACAAGTGTTGCAGAAGTCTTCGGACGCATTGATCACAAGTTTGATCTCATGTATGCCAAGCGTGCCTTTGTGCACTGGTATGTTGGTGAGGGCATGGAAGAAGGAGAGTTCTCTGAGGCTCGTGAGGATCTTGCTGCTCTGGAGAAGGATTATGAGGAGGTTGGTGCCGAATCTGCTGAAGGGGATGACGGTGACGAAGGAGATGAGTATTGA
- the LOC110635071 gene encoding xylulose kinase 2 isoform X1: MENSSLPQDSVFLGFDSSTQSLKATVLDSNLNIVKSELVHFDSDLPHYKTKDGVYRDPSDNGRIVSPTLMWVEALDLVLQRLLKSGFDFGKIAAVSGSGQQHGSVYWKKGSSAILSSLDSGKPLVDQLGNAFSIKESPIWMDSSTTKQCREIEKAVGGPLELSELTGSRAYERFTGPQIRKIYQSQPEAYNDTERISLVSSFMASLFIGAYACIDHTDGSGMNLMDIKQKVWSEIALEATAPGLKEKVGKLAPAYDVAGHIASYFVDRYKFNKKCLVVQWSGDNPNSLAGLTLSIPGDLAISLGTSDTVFGIATDPQPRLEGHVLPNPVDTEGYMVMLCYKNGSLTREDIRNHCAEKSWEIFNKFLEQTPPLNDGKIGFYYKDHEILPPLPVGLHRYELQNFKGDSLEGVNEQEVQEFDPASEVRALIEGQFLSMRAHAERFGMPSPPKRIIATGGASANHSILNSVASIFGCDVYTVQRPGMQYHVGTNFPLCQICGLKRNSGTFQGPNHFFIVLLFNSSNGFVLLYEAPPQYYLIKKPCFLLGRFCVPGSCIKSCSWLAVQQKG; this comes from the exons ATGGAGAATTCATCTCTTCCTCAAGACTCCGTATTTCTTGGATTCGACAGCTCTACTCA GTCCTTGAAGGCAACTGTTCTGGATTCCAATCTCAACATTGTCAAATCAGAGCTAGTTCATTTTGACTCCGATTTGCCCCATTATAAGACCAAAGACGGAGTCTATAGAGACCCCTCTGATAATGGCAGAATTGTTTCACCCACTCTTATGTGGGTGGAAGCTCTTGATCTCGTTCTTCAGAGGCTCTTGAAATCTGGTTTTGATTTTGGGAAAATTGCTGCTGTTTCTGGTAGCGGACAGCAACACGGTAGTGTTTATTGGAAGAAAGGCAGTTCTGCAATATTATCATCGTTGGACTCCGGTAAGCCATTGGTGGATCAATTAGGCAATGCCTTTTCCATCAAGGAATCGCCAATATGGATGGATAGCAGCACCACTAAGCAATGTAGGGAGATAGAGAAAGCTGTTGGTGGACCATTGGAGCTCTCCGAACTTACTGGCTCTCGCGCTTATGAAAGATTCACAGGACCACAGATTAGGAAGATTTATCAGTCACAGCCTGAAGCTTATAATGATACTGAGAGGATTTCGCTTGTTAGCTCATTTATGGCATCCCTTTTTATTGGAGCATATGCTTGCATTGATCACACTGATGGCTCTGGGATGAATTTAATGGATATTAAGCAGAAAGTCTGGTCTGAAATAGCTTTAGAG GCCACAGCACCAGGGTTAAAGGAAAAAGTTGGAAAATTGGCCCCTGCCTATGATGTTGCTGGTCATATTGCTTCCTATTTTGTGGACAG gtataaatttaataaaaaatgttTGGTTGTTCAGTGGTCTGGGGACAATCCCAACAGTTTAGCAG GTTTAACTCTTAGCATTCCAGGGGATCTGGCAATTAGCCTCGGCACAAGTGATACT GTTTTTGGGATTGCTACTGATCCTCAACCTAGATTAGAAGGGCATGTTTTACCTAATCCTGTGGATACAGAAGGTTACATGGTAATGTTATGTTACAAAAATGGGTCTCTGACTCGTGAAG ATATTCGTAATCACTGTGCTGAGAAATCTTGGGAAATCTTCAACAAGTTTCTGGAGCAAACTCCACCTCTTAATG ATGGGAAGATTGGCTTCTACTACAAGGACCATGAAATTCTTCCTCCTCTTCCAG TTGGCCTCCATCGCTACGAACTCCAAAATTTTAAGGGTGACAGTCTGGAGGGAGTGAATGAACAAGAGGTGCAGGAATTTGATCCTGCTTCTGAG gtCCGAGCATTGATTGAGGGCCAGTTCCTCTCAATGCGAGCTCATGCTGAAAGATTTGGCATGCCCTCCCCTCCAAAACGAATAATAGCCACTGGTGGAGCATCAGCAAACCATAGCATTTTGAATTCAGTAGCATCAATATTTGGCTGTGATGTCTATACTGTTCAAAGACCTGGTATGCAGTATCATGTTGGAACTAATTTTCCACTATGCCAAATATGTGGTCTGAAAAGAAATTCAGGAACTTTTCAGGGTCcaaatcatttttttattgttttgctgTTCAATTCTTCAAATGGATTTGTTTTGCTCTACGAAGCTCCTCCACAGTATTATCTGATAAAGAAGCCCTGTTTCTTGCTTGGCAGATTCTGCGTCCCTGGGAGCTGCATTAAGAGCTGCTCATGGTTGGCTGTGCAACAAAAAGGGTAG
- the LOC110635076 gene encoding uncharacterized protein LOC110635076 isoform X3 gives MVLFNLSLSKYKVPSTSAVILKFELMQAPITENIFELLAYLDDASVAVHEFRIPPKALLGLHSYCPIHFDMFHAVLVEASVHVSLLKAGSLTQISSGPCHLEDVAGESVDRSNQALGPVNLVGMNQIMLVKSLLVARDTLLEELQRLSEAVDQVIDLTDFMSKMNDMNMFDSILKADLGTAYGEVGGQGILQNGLEKANGTLDLQSDRLPYFLPKDAVVNIFQLLGAQLSYLWSTFLQFHRANNTEILEFLHDAWAKDRRAEWSIWMVYSKVEMPHHYISSGNNDSSHHVVDKRGSSFWNLADETAQIVATRAELHRQSIAQMRINTRSIQDMHIFGDPLRIPIIFVERVINSPRRTFSENSYFRNLDLIDSLGLLTGPCTEALKKLPGGTSHKKARVLKIGVFVHGFQGHHLDLRLIRNQWLLIEPKTEVLMSEANEDKTSGDFREMGLRLAEEVITFLQRKLDKFSRSGGPRDIKLSFVGHSIGNVIIRSALAESIMEPFRRYLYTYVSVSGPQLGYLYSSNSLFNSGMWFMKKFKGTHCIHQLTFTDDSNLQNTFFYKLCKQKTLENFRHIILISSPQDGYVPYHSARIELCRAASLDYSKKGRIFLEMLNNCMDQIRAPTSQQRVFMRCDVNFDTSSYGRNLNAFIGRTAHIEFLESDIFARLSHSLILGNVVQKCWDLNVYV, from the exons GTTCCCTCCACATCTGCTGTTATTTTGAAATTTGAGCTTATGCAAGCTCCCATAACAGAGAATAT ATTTGAGTTGCTAGCATATCTGGATGATGCTTCTGTTGCAGTCCATGAATTTCGAATTCCTCCTAAAGCTCTTTTGGGATTGCATTCATACTGCCCTATTCATTTTGATATGTTTCATGCTGTGCTAGTTGAAGCAAGCGTTCATGTTAGTCTATTGAAAGCTGGTTCTCTCACGCAGATATCCAG TGGTCCCTGCCACCTTGAAGATGTTGCTGGTGAAAGTGTTGATAGGTCCAATCAA GCATTGGGTCCAGTGAACCTTGTAGGCATGAACCAGATCATGCTTGTTAAATCACTGTTGGTTGCGCGTGACACTTTACTTGAAGAGCTGCAAAGACTTAGTGAAGCTGTTGACCAAGTAATTGACTTGACTGATTTCATGTCCAAAatgaatgatatgaatatgtttgATTCTATCCTGAAGGCAGATCTGGGCACTGCATATGGTGAAGTTGGGGGGCAAGGCATTCTTCAAAATGGTCTTGAG AAAGCAAATGGAACTCTAGATCTCCAAAGTGATAGGCTGCCCTACTTTTTACCAAAGGATGCTGTGGTGAACATTTTTCAGTTGCTGGGTGCTCAATTATCATACTTGTGGAGCACTTTTTTGCAGTTTCACAG GGCAAACAACACAGAGATACTGGAATTTCTGCATGATGCATGGGCTAAGGATCGCAGAGCTGAGTGGTCAATATGGATGGTGTACTCTAAGGTTGAGATGCCTCATCATTACATAAGTAGTGGAAATAATGATTCTTCCCACCATGTTGTTGATAAAAGAGGTTCTAGTTTCTGGAATTTAGCTGATGAA ACTGCCCAGATTGTTGCTACACGTGCTGAGCTTCATCGGCAAAGTATTGCCCAAATGAGG ATTAATACTCGGTCAATTCAAGACATGCATATATTTGGAGATCCTCTGCGAATCCCTATTATATTTGTGGAGCGTGTCATAAATTCACCGCGGCGTACTTTTAGTGAAAATTCTTACTTTAGAAATTTAGATCTGATAGATTCGCTTGGCTTACTCACTGGACCTTGCACAGAGGCTTTAAAGAAGCTTCCTGGTGGTACCTCGCATAAAAAAGCCCGTGTGTTGAAGATTGGTGTCTTTGTGCATGGGTTTCAG GGACATCATCTGGATTTACGACTTATACGAAATCAGTGGCTTTTGATAGAGCCCAAGACGGAAGTTCTCATGTCAGAGGCAAATGAAGACAAAACATCAGGAGACTTCAGAGAAATGGGACTAAGGCTGGCTGAGGAAGTGATCACTTTTCTTCAAAGGAAATTGGACAAATTTTCAAGATCTGGTGGTCCGAGGGATATTAAACTTAGCTTTGTTGGCCATTCTATTGGAAATGTCATTATAAGATCAGCATTAGCAG AGAGCATTATGGAACCATTCCGAAGATACCTTTACACATATGTTTCTGTATCTGGTCCACAGTTGGGATATCTTTACAGTTCGAACTCTTTATTTAACTCTGGAATGTGGTTTATGAAGAAGTTCAAGGGAACACACTGCATTCATCAGCTCACTTTCACAGATGATTCAAATCTCCAAAATACTTTCTTCTACAAACTTTGTAAG CAGAAGACACTGGAGAATTTCAGGCACATAATACTAATTTCTTCACCGCAG GACGGTTATGTGCCATATCATTCTGCAAGAATCGAATTATGCCGGGCTGCTTCCTTGGATTACTCAAAAAAAGGCAGAATATTCCTGGAGATGCTGAATAATTGCATGGATCAGATACGAGCCCCAACATCACAGCAACGGGTGTTCATGCGCTGTGATGTCAACTTCGATACCTCCTCCTACGGCAGGAATTTGAACGCATTCATTGGACGGACTGCTCACATTGAGTTCCTGGAGTCTGATATTTTTGCAAG GTTGTCTCACTCTTTAATTCTTGGCAATGTAGTTCAGAAATGTTGGGATCTGAATGTCTATGTCTAA